The Glycine soja cultivar W05 chromosome 4, ASM419377v2, whole genome shotgun sequence genomic sequence ctatagaatttttttttcttcactttacCAAAAGTGACCAATAATGAATTTTTGTGTGCAACTTATTGATTATGCTTGTACATAATCGGTTACACTAAACAAGTATAATAGATTATGtgcataattaattatgatgtgTGCAACATCAGTTATGTGCAAGTATAATCGATTAATTAGTTACATTGAGTTCCTTTATTTCGTGGAATTGGAGCCATATAGTCAATTATATtcatagtataattaattatatggaGCGTGTGTGAGCTACATGTAAAGGGTAAAGTTGTGTTTTTATtaatacactattttttttcttctctttttgggcaaagttgtatttttatattgatagCAGATGCACTGGTCATCCGATTCATTCACCTGTAGCCTTTGTTTAATCGTATTATtgatacaaaatattattaattttattgatgattaatatTAGTTGGAAAATCTGACTTTGTTATCTTTaatagaatttttcttttttaattatatttttttcatctataaaATTCAAACATGAGACTTTGAGCATTCGATTCATTCGTTTGTAaccttgtttttgtttttggttctttttttcttataccaaaaaaatcaaaaacccCTTCTGGATCACTAGTATTCTCCACTAAAGATAATTATGTTAGAGTGGGATAAGATCATCATAAGCAACAAAAttagaattcaaatttaaaactattggttaaaccaaaaaaatcttgTATCAATTAATATATGCACTTAATAgtattttcttcctctttacCGGAGAAAGTGTATGAGTCTAATAGAGAATGCCCTCAAATTGATTAGGTAAAAATGTTTGAATCAAGTTTTGTGGACTTAGATTCTCTAATGCCCCACACCCCATACTATCCCTACAGCGGcgtattaatttttcataattaaaaataataatatattttttatattcttatttttaataaccgttatatttaaatctaatggCTAAAATCACTGCTGCATAGGCAGCTTAACCGCAGACAAACCATACACGAGTTTGACTTGTACATTCTGTCATGTCATCCACACACGCACACATGAACAGGGGTGATAGGAAAACTTCAGGTTCCTGAATTCTCCAAGGAGCATCACAGAAAGTAAATGCAGATAAGTTtgttaatactaataatttttctatGTCAAAGGAAGCGCGTGCACGAGTTTCCAAGAGAgaggttttcattttttaatggcTCCCGTACTTGATTCAGTCCCCACAATCAAGAATTAATTATGCAATTCAAATATTacgagaataaaggtcattctctAAAGATTTGCCGATAGAAtccagataaataaaaaaataaagaccaACCTTGTCTCATTctagtattaattttattaaaagctGATACACAGTAATCATGTTCATAATTCATACCAATCAAACCATAACAATAACAAGCCTAGAGAATCAAAGGACCAAAACAGCATAACTTAACAGTACAAAATATATTCAGCAAATCTTTTAGTTGAAAATATATACAGAAAACcaaacaaacaacaataacaacaagaagaacaacataaaaatcaaacccAGAGAATAATTGTAAATCATGAGGCTATTCTTTTTCAGCTGAAAAAGTTGGTTTTCTTTCCAATGGCAATTCTTTTATTTGAGATCAGTATTCAGTAGTTCCACAAGGTAGCAACGTCCATTGGAACAACAGCTGATGAAGCAGTTGGATTCTGCTGATTCTCAAATTGCCTTTTACCCAATGAAGAGATTTCAGCGTTCACATCAGTAGAAATAGTTGTTTCCTGTGAGACACTGACCATTTCCCTCTCTGTTTCATAACCATTATTCCTCATGTTTGATCCATTTCCTTGGTTTTCAAGAAAGGCTCTAAGGTAATGGTTTGAAGAACTAGGTAATGGCAAAGTTGGTGGAATATGAAGTTGAGTATTGTAAAATGAATGGTTTGAAGAAACTCCATAAagggtgttgttgttgttggtagtggtggtggtggtgatgttaATGTTGTTCAAGGAATCGAAGATCCCTCTTGGAGCATCAATTGGATTGGAGAAGCAGGGTACGTAAGCCGTATCAGTAACACTCAGTACTTTGGTGTTGTCAATGGAAGGTGAGGAATCAGTGAGAGGTGGCAAAGCAGAAGAAGAATAACCCAATTCGTTTCCATAAGAGTCCAACATCATCATCCCAGAAATATGAGTCCTCTTCACACCTGAACTCTTCTGAAAAACCCTGCAAATCACCCACTCATTCTGCAGCACAACAATAACGAATAGCACTGAATCAAACTCAACAAACAAAATTCTCATAACAAGTGGTACAAAGGAAGCAACATGGtcaagacaaaataaaaaattgttattagttgttagttattgttattattattaccttCGCAGTTTTGGGGAGGTTGTGAACAGAGAATTTTCCATCAAGTCTATACTCATGCATGACCCAATCAGTTTTCTCTCCCTTGGGAGCCCTTCCTTTGTAGAAAACCAAAGTTTTCTTCATACCCACAAGGGATTTTCCTCTGAAAATCTCTTTGTCTTTCCCTGTGGCCTTCCAGTATCCTGATTGAGTGGCTCTATTAGTCCTCAAACCAGTTGGGTATTTTCTGTCTCTCACACAGAAAAAGTACCACTCTTTCTCTCCCATTTTAGCTTTCCCTGTATCCCAAAAAAACATGCACACAACATAAAGTTATAATAAACTTACACAATCAATATATTTAGAATGTTTTTGTATCGGGATCGAATCTGTCCGTATGGTCTCATTGTAAGACAACATATTTAGAAGCCAAATAACCAAAACCAAAGTGGGGctgaattttttcattttgttttgaacttaCATGGCAAATCCCAAGGCTCAGACCTGTTCAAGTCCACCTCTCCAATGGCCCTAGCTGAGAAGTTGGTGTGGGTGACCTTTCTGTAAAGGTAATGACTAATTAGCTCTTCATCAGTTGGGTGAAACCTAAACCCAGGAGGCAAATCCATCTGATCCTTTTCCTTATTACATAGAAGAACTGAAACGTTTTCCATTCCCACTTACTCAAAAACCAATTACCCTTTTGCTTCCCTAGccagaatttcaatttcaatataaGAACATACACCAAGATATTAAATTTCTGTTGCGGTTTTAATTTTCA encodes the following:
- the LOC114409705 gene encoding NAC domain-containing protein 100-like, with the protein product MENVSVLLCNKEKDQMDLPPGFRFHPTDEELISHYLYRKVTHTNFSARAIGEVDLNRSEPWDLPWKAKMGEKEWYFFCVRDRKYPTGLRTNRATQSGYWKATGKDKEIFRGKSLVGMKKTLVFYKGRAPKGEKTDWVMHEYRLDGKFSVHNLPKTAKNEWVICRVFQKSSGVKRTHISGMMMLDSYGNELGYSSSALPPLTDSSPSIDNTKVLSVTDTAYVPCFSNPIDAPRGIFDSLNNINITTTTTTNNNNTLYGVSSNHSFYNTQLHIPPTLPLPSSSNHYLRAFLENQGNGSNMRNNGYETEREMVSVSQETTISTDVNAEISSLGKRQFENQQNPTASSAVVPMDVATLWNY